In the genome of Pontibacillus halophilus JSM 076056 = DSM 19796, one region contains:
- a CDS encoding nicotinate phosphoribosyltransferase, whose protein sequence is MNHEHNVSLHVDYYLPRWMYIHWKNNRHDTRTVFQVYFRDHPFGSGYSVFLGLNSIVTYLSNLSFSEEEIDYLQEQLGFEDEFKEELRNYSFNGTVMSMREGEIVFPNEPLVNVEARVFEAKLLQTALLTYTNHESLIGTKASRISEAVTTFQKVRRLNERPLLLEGGARRAHGMDAGENGARAAYIAGFDSSSLIAAGYHYAVPVGGTMEHSDIQIYEEWGGELQAFRDFARAYPHECTLLVDTFDTLKSGVPNAITVAKELEDEGAKLNGIRIDSGDLAYLAKESRRLLDEAGLPYVKIMLSGDIDEYEITALTIQDTPCDAFLVGTKVSTAYEEPAFGAVYKIVAVEGEHGEFVPLIKLSSSENKTTNPGYQTVYRIFDKETGAAKGDYISTIDEEVPSFDQIELDNVRARGRKDVLTNFTVENLMHTIIQDGELVEPLPTVDRVRAYHKERLSRFWEEYRRKEVPQTYSITLSKNLQHLKETLIDQKRGTS, encoded by the coding sequence GTGAATCACGAGCATAACGTATCTTTGCATGTAGACTACTACTTACCAAGGTGGATGTACATTCATTGGAAGAACAACCGTCACGATACACGAACAGTATTTCAAGTATACTTTCGAGATCACCCATTTGGTAGTGGTTACTCTGTCTTTCTTGGATTGAACAGCATAGTGACGTATTTATCGAATTTGTCCTTCTCGGAGGAAGAGATAGACTACCTTCAAGAGCAACTTGGATTTGAAGATGAATTTAAGGAAGAGTTAAGAAATTATTCGTTTAATGGAACCGTTATGTCGATGAGGGAGGGGGAGATTGTCTTTCCTAATGAACCTCTTGTGAATGTAGAAGCGCGAGTGTTTGAAGCGAAGCTCTTACAAACAGCCTTACTCACTTACACCAATCATGAAAGTTTAATTGGAACGAAAGCTTCACGTATTTCTGAAGCGGTCACGACCTTTCAGAAAGTGCGTCGCTTAAATGAACGCCCCCTCCTTTTAGAAGGTGGTGCCAGACGAGCTCATGGTATGGATGCAGGGGAAAATGGAGCTCGAGCTGCTTATATCGCTGGATTCGATTCGTCAAGCCTTATTGCAGCAGGGTACCATTATGCTGTACCCGTTGGAGGAACAATGGAGCACTCAGATATTCAAATCTACGAGGAGTGGGGTGGGGAGTTACAAGCCTTTCGTGATTTCGCCCGTGCCTATCCGCATGAATGCACATTACTAGTAGATACCTTTGACACGCTTAAGAGTGGGGTGCCTAATGCCATTACAGTTGCGAAAGAATTAGAGGATGAGGGTGCTAAACTGAATGGAATCCGAATTGATAGTGGAGACTTGGCGTACTTAGCGAAAGAGTCAAGAAGGTTGTTAGATGAAGCAGGTCTGCCATATGTGAAGATTATGCTTTCTGGAGACATCGATGAATATGAAATTACTGCATTAACCATCCAAGATACGCCGTGCGACGCCTTTCTAGTGGGTACGAAGGTTTCCACTGCGTATGAAGAGCCTGCGTTTGGAGCCGTGTATAAAATTGTTGCAGTTGAAGGAGAACACGGTGAATTCGTACCGCTCATTAAACTTTCTTCAAGTGAAAACAAGACTACGAACCCAGGCTATCAAACGGTGTACAGAATCTTTGATAAAGAGACTGGGGCTGCCAAAGGAGATTATATCTCTACAATTGATGAAGAAGTCCCGTCCTTTGACCAGATTGAACTTGATAATGTTAGAGCTAGAGGGCGGAAGGACGTCTTAACAAACTTCACAGTGGAAAATTTAATGCATACGATTATTCAAGACGGTGAGCTTGTGGAACCCCTTCCCACAGTGGATCGTGTCAGAGCCTACCACAAGGAGCGTTTATCAAGGTTCTGGGAAGAATATCGCAGAAAAGAAGTGCCGCAAACTTACAGTATTACGCTATCTAAAAATCTCCAGCACCTTAAAGAAACCTTAATTGACCAGAAACGAGGTACATCATAA
- a CDS encoding GNAT family N-acetyltransferase produces MRIVTNKEVPQEQLTAFLERQWGSSQMVVSGKVFNCEQIDAFVGIVDDVIVGLLTYELNGGAEIVSLDSVHEGNGMGTALLQALEDHLVHKGIEVVRVVTTNDNVHAIRFYQKRGYRMTAVVTGGAEQSRLLKPTIPMIGNDGIRIRDEIVMEKHFPYEISETNYTVSTNKNDLPIPAIHDFLCNHSDWSKGITFQDVFISIQQSRLCFGVFKGSPSERNLVGFARVVTDETTFAYLCDVFIVAEARGQGLGKHLVQAVMLHPRLRNIRRTLLMTADAHELYRPFGFEEPKQLQLYMERVIETSLDGFGPTRVK; encoded by the coding sequence ATGAGGATTGTAACGAATAAAGAGGTCCCACAAGAACAACTTACTGCTTTCTTAGAAAGGCAGTGGGGAAGCTCGCAAATGGTTGTCTCAGGGAAGGTGTTCAATTGCGAGCAAATAGATGCTTTCGTTGGAATTGTAGACGATGTAATTGTAGGGTTGTTAACATATGAATTGAACGGTGGAGCTGAAATTGTTTCTCTCGATAGTGTGCACGAGGGAAATGGGATGGGCACCGCTTTGCTACAGGCGTTGGAAGACCATTTGGTACATAAAGGGATTGAAGTCGTACGAGTCGTTACGACAAATGACAACGTTCATGCCATCCGCTTCTATCAGAAACGAGGGTATCGAATGACAGCCGTTGTTACAGGGGGAGCTGAGCAATCACGTTTACTTAAGCCAACAATCCCTATGATTGGCAACGATGGGATTCGGATTAGAGATGAAATTGTGATGGAGAAGCATTTTCCTTACGAGATCAGCGAGACGAATTACACCGTATCAACGAATAAGAACGATTTACCCATTCCAGCAATCCACGACTTTTTGTGTAACCACTCTGACTGGTCGAAAGGCATTACGTTCCAGGACGTATTCATATCTATTCAGCAGAGTAGGCTTTGTTTCGGTGTCTTTAAGGGTTCACCGAGTGAACGTAATCTTGTTGGATTCGCAAGAGTCGTCACCGATGAGACGACCTTTGCTTATTTGTGCGATGTGTTTATTGTAGCTGAAGCAAGAGGTCAAGGGTTGGGGAAACATCTTGTCCAAGCAGTGATGTTGCACCCGCGGTTAAGAAACATTCGTCGAACGTTGCTCATGACAGCAGATGCCCATGAATTGTATCGCCCCTTTGGATTCGAAGAACCAAAACAGCTGCAGTTGTACATGGAACGAGTGATTGAGACAAGCCTAGATGGATTCGGCCCAACTAGGGTAAAATAG
- a CDS encoding class I SAM-dependent methyltransferase, with amino-acid sequence MMDERLHERKRTFDTIVGQYDRFRPGYPERLFDRIEEYGYMLPSFHLLEIGAGTGKATEEFVRRGYESIDALELGERLSAFTAHKFASYEGVRVINQSFEEWEGRAESYDIVYSATAFHYIEPLPGYMKVARHLKPGGTCAFFWTMVELPDTPVYREIGHVYEQYAPHISKQEKPSIDEQIQLRKRLTEQSGLFQDIEVHTYDHPMTYSEEEYMGLMDTHSDHRMLPDEQKKKLYEGIRESIHRNGGMIEKPQTVVLYLARKK; translated from the coding sequence ATGATGGACGAGCGCCTGCATGAACGAAAACGAACATTTGACACAATCGTAGGCCAATACGACCGCTTTCGCCCAGGCTACCCAGAACGGTTATTTGACCGCATCGAGGAATATGGTTATATGCTGCCATCATTTCATCTACTTGAGATTGGGGCAGGTACTGGGAAAGCTACAGAAGAGTTCGTCCGTCGCGGGTATGAATCAATTGACGCACTTGAACTTGGGGAACGCTTGAGCGCATTTACAGCTCACAAATTTGCAAGCTATGAAGGCGTCCGTGTTATTAATCAATCATTCGAGGAGTGGGAAGGGAGAGCGGAGAGCTACGATATCGTCTATTCCGCTACAGCCTTTCACTATATTGAGCCATTACCGGGTTATATGAAAGTAGCTAGGCATTTAAAGCCAGGTGGGACGTGTGCATTTTTCTGGACGATGGTGGAGCTTCCTGATACACCTGTATATAGAGAGATTGGACATGTGTATGAACAATACGCTCCTCATATCAGTAAGCAGGAGAAGCCTTCTATCGACGAGCAAATTCAATTAAGAAAGCGCCTAACCGAACAAAGTGGACTGTTTCAAGATATAGAAGTGCACACATATGACCACCCCATGACCTATTCAGAAGAGGAGTATATGGGGCTTATGGATACCCACTCCGATCATCGAATGTTACCTGATGAACAGAAGAAGAAGTTATACGAGGGGATCAGGGAGAGTATACATCGTAACGGAGGAATGATTGAAAAGCCTCAAACCGTAGTTCTTTACCTAGCACGAAAAAAATAG
- a CDS encoding sporulation protein — protein MFKKIMASVGIGAAKVDTQLEKDRYIAGEEVTGKVVLTGGNVEQQINGIKLFLMTEVVREMDDKKFKENQVLQRFNITETFTLGEGENKEIDFSFTLPENTPASFGRLPIWFQTGLDIPNAIDPQDRDHIHVDPSDKIQTVLTAVQHELGFKLRKVEMEYSKRHGIVQEFEFTPGGRYRSLLDELELLFFPKPDGLEIVMQVDRRANGIGGLFAEALEMDESHLRISFSKQDLNEGPEAVARELGRIIDQHS, from the coding sequence ATGTTTAAAAAAATTATGGCAAGCGTTGGTATTGGTGCAGCAAAAGTTGACACTCAACTTGAGAAAGACCGTTACATAGCTGGGGAAGAGGTAACTGGAAAAGTTGTATTAACTGGTGGGAATGTGGAGCAGCAGATTAATGGAATTAAATTATTCCTTATGACAGAAGTCGTTCGTGAAATGGATGATAAGAAATTTAAAGAAAATCAAGTGTTGCAGCGTTTCAACATTACTGAAACCTTCACCCTAGGCGAAGGTGAGAACAAGGAAATTGACTTTTCTTTCACCCTACCAGAGAACACACCAGCAAGCTTTGGCCGCCTCCCAATTTGGTTCCAAACCGGATTGGATATCCCAAATGCCATCGACCCTCAAGACAGAGATCATATTCATGTCGATCCATCTGATAAGATTCAAACCGTCTTAACAGCTGTTCAACATGAGCTAGGCTTCAAACTTCGTAAAGTAGAGATGGAGTACTCTAAGCGTCATGGAATTGTTCAAGAATTTGAGTTTACACCAGGTGGACGCTATCGTTCTCTACTTGACGAATTAGAGCTTCTCTTCTTCCCGAAACCAGATGGACTAGAGATTGTAATGCAGGTCGACCGTCGTGCGAACGGAATTGGTGGTTTATTCGCAGAAGCATTAGAGATGGATGAAAGTCATCTACGCATTTCCTTCTCGAAACAAGACCTTAACGAAGGACCAGAAGCAGTTGCCAGAGAGCTAGGAAGAATTATCGACCAGCACTCCTAA
- a CDS encoding metalloregulator ArsR/SmtB family transcription factor codes for MQLDKLVNYHKTLGDPTRIRIVVLLKQGPLHGTALAHKLNLKTPTITHHMSKLRNAGLVYERRERNTIYFHLDRNKLEHMANAVLSIGEETKRMEEMSVTSDQKLSIVKNFFDKEGRLKQLPSQQKKKLVVLAYMLERLDKNRTYTEQEVNEYIQQYHEDYATIRREWVMHHFMYREHQIYELNPLELWPVTYSSSS; via the coding sequence ATGCAACTTGATAAACTCGTGAATTACCATAAGACACTAGGAGATCCCACACGAATTCGGATTGTGGTACTACTGAAACAAGGTCCACTTCATGGCACTGCACTTGCACATAAGCTAAATTTAAAAACCCCTACCATTACCCACCACATGTCGAAATTAAGAAATGCGGGTCTTGTCTATGAGAGACGAGAACGAAACACGATTTATTTTCATTTAGACCGAAATAAGTTGGAACACATGGCGAATGCGGTGTTATCAATTGGAGAGGAGACGAAAAGGATGGAAGAAATGAGTGTGACATCGGATCAGAAACTGTCTATTGTAAAGAACTTCTTTGATAAAGAAGGTCGATTAAAGCAGTTACCAAGCCAGCAAAAGAAGAAGCTTGTTGTACTTGCCTATATGCTTGAAAGATTAGATAAGAACCGTACGTACACCGAACAGGAAGTGAACGAATACATCCAACAGTACCATGAAGACTATGCTACGATTCGAAGAGAGTGGGTGATGCACCACTTTATGTATCGTGAGCATCAGATTTATGAATTGAATCCATTAGAATTATGGCCAGTGACCTATTCGAGTTCTAGTTAA
- the fdhD gene encoding formate dehydrogenase accessory sulfurtransferase FdhD encodes MELGMTTKWTIHKYEQGHISQQEDEVAIEFALTVHVNGIEYATMVCSPFHLEELVIGFLASEGIIRTFNAIHSLHVDIERGYAYVELQTPLEEDSLHRSKRFIGSCCGKSREFYYQEDAKTARTVYTPLTLTKDEALHLMKAFQDESRSMHQTGGIHQASIAVSDSLVFTSLDIGRHNALDKCYGYMLKENLPRKDKVIVFSGRLSSEVVLKVSKMGVGIVLSPSAPTDLALRMAEDLQVTALGFVRRDRFNVYTWGSRIVEHNALDKEGEKDEGSRA; translated from the coding sequence ATGGAACTAGGCATGACAACAAAGTGGACGATACATAAATATGAACAGGGTCACATAAGTCAACAAGAGGACGAGGTCGCTATTGAATTCGCTCTTACTGTACATGTGAACGGGATTGAGTATGCCACGATGGTTTGTTCACCTTTCCATTTAGAAGAGCTTGTCATTGGATTTCTGGCATCAGAAGGAATCATACGGACCTTTAATGCTATACACTCGTTACATGTAGATATAGAACGAGGCTATGCTTACGTTGAATTGCAAACGCCACTAGAAGAGGATTCTCTTCATCGTTCAAAACGGTTTATCGGTTCATGCTGTGGGAAGAGCAGAGAGTTCTATTATCAAGAAGATGCGAAGACAGCTCGAACGGTCTATACACCACTTACCTTGACAAAGGATGAAGCGCTTCATTTAATGAAAGCGTTTCAAGATGAATCGCGTTCCATGCATCAGACCGGTGGAATCCATCAGGCCTCAATCGCGGTCTCAGATTCGCTCGTCTTTACGTCTCTTGATATAGGTCGGCATAACGCCTTAGACAAGTGTTATGGGTACATGCTGAAAGAGAACCTTCCAAGGAAAGACAAGGTTATTGTCTTTAGTGGGCGTTTATCCTCTGAAGTTGTGCTTAAAGTTTCGAAGATGGGAGTAGGCATTGTTCTCTCTCCATCAGCTCCAACGGACCTGGCTTTACGAATGGCTGAAGATCTCCAAGTAACAGCCTTGGGGTTTGTGAGAAGGGACCGTTTCAATGTGTACACATGGGGGAGTCGTATTGTAGAGCACAATGCATTGGACAAAGAGGGGGAGAAGGATGAAGGATCAAGAGCATAA
- the fdhF gene encoding formate dehydrogenase subunit alpha, whose product MKDQEHNVVTINGQEFLAKPGQLLIDTINEAKEQVPQICYHHSLGPVQTCDTCIVRVNGELTRACGIEVKPGMDVQTEAEDVNQAQYEALNRIMGKHELYCTVCDYNNGSCEIHNAIAEWGIEHQSKPFRPSSYEVDRSGSFYRYDPDQCILCGRCVEVCQDVQVNETITIDWERQEPRVIWDHDVPIDESSCVNCGQCVTVCPCNALMEKAAERETGLLTNQEPGLLRSMIELTKKVEPGYGPLFAVSDTESKLREEHIDKTKTVCTYCGVGCSFNVWTKGRQILKVEPQAGSPANDISTCVKGKFGFDYVNSEERLTNPLIREGDYFREATWEEAISYAAKNLKRIRTEHGTDALGFIASSKATNEESFLMQKFARQVNGTNNIDNCSRYCQTPATIGLFRTVGYGGDAGSMSDLQEADLVITVGSNTAESHPVLASKIKRAQKLHGQTLMVFDLRKHEMARRADEFYQPKPGSDLVWLSAVTKYIIDNDLYDHRFVEQWVNQFKEYKESLEPFTLEYAERMTGITQEQLIYIANTIARADKVCVCWAMGVTQQQGGSDTSTAISNLLLATGNYGRPGTGAYPLRGHNNVQGCSDFGSMPNFLVGYDDVSDEAARERYEQLWGVSISHKKGKDNHEMVDSIHEGTLKGLYIVGEDTGIVDANINYVTDAFDKLEFLIVQDLFLTKTAEQADVVFPACSSLEKEGTFTNTERRIQRLYQSMEPLENSKPDWEILQLLANEMGYLWAYSHPSEIMEEAASLSPLFAGVTYERLEGYNSLQWPVRAGGIDTPRLYEDGFPFEDGKAKFYAVSYRVTHELTEEYDLHVNNGRLLEHFHEGNMTYKSAGITRKTPNSFLEVSKELAHERGIEEGALVRLTSEAGSALVEVHITDRVNGNQLYLPLNDNGKSAVNLLTNNDVDVDSNTPAYKEIAVNMTVIRDKGVSPLPNHNHRYGNPKPQVGVRVEDKWKRSDYTFPGEMVKSRG is encoded by the coding sequence ATGAAGGATCAAGAGCATAACGTGGTTACCATCAATGGACAAGAGTTTCTTGCGAAGCCTGGCCAACTTCTTATCGATACAATCAATGAAGCAAAGGAGCAAGTACCACAAATTTGTTACCACCATTCACTAGGACCGGTTCAGACGTGTGATACATGTATTGTCAGAGTGAATGGGGAATTGACACGGGCCTGTGGGATAGAAGTGAAGCCGGGGATGGACGTTCAGACTGAAGCGGAGGATGTGAACCAAGCTCAGTACGAAGCGCTAAATCGAATCATGGGCAAGCATGAGCTCTATTGTACGGTATGTGATTATAATAATGGGAGTTGTGAGATTCATAATGCAATTGCAGAATGGGGCATCGAACACCAATCCAAGCCGTTTCGACCTTCTTCCTATGAGGTTGACCGTTCTGGTTCTTTCTACCGATATGATCCTGACCAATGCATTTTGTGTGGACGTTGTGTTGAAGTGTGTCAAGACGTTCAAGTGAATGAAACCATTACAATTGATTGGGAGCGACAAGAGCCTCGGGTGATTTGGGACCATGACGTACCGATTGACGAATCCTCATGTGTGAACTGTGGACAGTGTGTAACGGTTTGTCCTTGTAATGCGCTAATGGAGAAGGCGGCAGAACGTGAGACAGGCTTACTTACGAATCAAGAGCCAGGATTATTGCGATCAATGATTGAATTAACAAAAAAGGTGGAGCCTGGATATGGTCCGTTATTTGCTGTATCCGATACAGAGTCGAAATTAAGAGAGGAACATATAGATAAGACGAAAACAGTATGTACGTATTGCGGAGTGGGATGTTCGTTCAACGTGTGGACGAAAGGTCGTCAAATCCTAAAGGTGGAGCCACAAGCTGGCTCGCCTGCCAATGATATCTCCACGTGTGTGAAAGGGAAGTTTGGCTTTGACTATGTGAACAGCGAAGAACGTTTGACGAACCCGCTTATACGAGAAGGAGATTACTTCAGGGAAGCAACATGGGAAGAGGCTATCTCTTATGCTGCGAAGAATCTGAAGCGAATTCGTACGGAACATGGAACGGATGCGCTTGGATTTATTGCTTCGTCTAAGGCAACGAATGAAGAATCTTTCTTAATGCAGAAATTTGCTAGACAAGTAAATGGAACGAATAACATCGACAACTGCTCTCGGTACTGTCAAACCCCAGCCACAATTGGACTGTTCCGAACAGTGGGCTATGGGGGGGATGCAGGAAGTATGTCGGATTTACAAGAAGCAGACCTTGTCATCACGGTTGGCTCGAATACGGCAGAATCCCATCCGGTATTAGCCTCAAAAATTAAGCGCGCTCAAAAGCTACATGGACAGACGCTAATGGTATTTGATTTAAGAAAGCATGAAATGGCCCGACGCGCAGATGAATTTTATCAACCGAAGCCAGGCTCTGACTTGGTGTGGTTGTCTGCTGTTACGAAATATATCATCGATAACGACCTTTACGACCATCGGTTTGTAGAGCAATGGGTAAATCAGTTTAAAGAATACAAAGAAAGCTTGGAGCCCTTCACACTCGAGTATGCCGAGAGAATGACAGGGATCACACAAGAACAACTAATCTATATCGCGAACACAATTGCTAGAGCAGATAAAGTTTGTGTGTGCTGGGCGATGGGGGTAACCCAACAGCAAGGGGGAAGTGATACGAGTACAGCGATATCAAATCTGTTGCTAGCAACAGGGAACTATGGTCGTCCCGGTACTGGTGCGTACCCATTAAGGGGTCATAATAACGTTCAAGGGTGCAGTGATTTTGGCAGTATGCCAAACTTCCTCGTTGGTTATGATGACGTGTCGGATGAAGCTGCGAGAGAAAGGTACGAGCAACTATGGGGGGTGTCCATCTCTCACAAGAAAGGAAAAGACAATCATGAGATGGTCGATTCTATTCATGAGGGGACATTAAAGGGATTATATATTGTCGGAGAAGATACGGGGATTGTGGATGCGAACATCAATTATGTTACAGATGCATTTGACAAATTGGAGTTCTTAATTGTACAAGACTTGTTCCTTACGAAGACAGCTGAACAAGCGGATGTAGTCTTTCCTGCCTGTAGTAGTCTCGAGAAAGAAGGTACATTTACAAATACCGAACGTCGTATTCAGCGCCTATATCAATCCATGGAACCTTTAGAGAATTCTAAGCCAGATTGGGAGATTCTACAGCTGTTGGCGAATGAAATGGGATATCTGTGGGCGTACAGCCACCCAAGTGAAATCATGGAGGAAGCAGCTTCTCTATCCCCGTTGTTCGCAGGTGTCACTTATGAACGATTAGAAGGCTATAACAGCTTACAATGGCCTGTCCGTGCAGGTGGTATCGATACTCCTAGATTGTATGAAGACGGTTTCCCATTTGAAGACGGAAAAGCCAAGTTCTATGCTGTATCTTATCGAGTTACGCATGAGCTAACAGAAGAATATGATTTACATGTAAACAACGGAAGGTTGCTCGAACATTTCCACGAAGGGAACATGACCTATAAATCAGCAGGGATTACACGTAAAACGCCAAATTCATTTCTTGAGGTATCCAAAGAGTTAGCACATGAGCGTGGGATTGAAGAAGGGGCACTGGTTAGACTCACTTCAGAAGCAGGTTCAGCTTTAGTTGAAGTTCACATCACAGACCGCGTAAATGGGAACCAGCTGTACTTGCCACTTAATGATAATGGAAAGTCTGCTGTGAATCTGTTAACGAACAATGACGTGGATGTGGACAGCAATACGCCGGCTTATAAAGAGATTGCTGTCAATATGACTGTCATTCGGGATAAAGGTGTGTCCCCATTACCAAATCATAATCATCGTTACGGTAACCCTAAGCCTCAAGTTGGAGTTCGTGTAGAAGATAAATGGAAACGATCTGATTACACATTCCCAGGAGAGATGGTGAAATCCCGTGGCTAA
- a CDS encoding DUF1641 domain-containing protein yields MAKAITRIKKMEFTKEEIRARKLTKLENQLADRTDSLVKAMNLIQALDDADALDNLTALINRKDDALYYFVKEANKPRYSKVFENMEAMLFLLGDLEVERVREFTSYINAGLEQAEAGLKENSEKTSYFDLVKALRDPHVNRSITLILNFLKGMGQHQPK; encoded by the coding sequence GTGGCTAAAGCAATCACAAGAATTAAAAAGATGGAATTTACGAAAGAAGAAATTCGTGCTCGTAAATTAACAAAGCTTGAAAACCAGTTGGCAGACCGTACAGATTCATTGGTGAAAGCGATGAATCTCATTCAGGCGTTAGATGATGCAGATGCATTAGATAACTTGACGGCGCTTATTAACCGCAAAGACGATGCATTGTATTATTTCGTTAAGGAAGCGAATAAACCGAGGTACTCCAAGGTGTTTGAAAACATGGAAGCTATGCTCTTCTTATTAGGGGACCTAGAAGTCGAGCGGGTGAGGGAATTTACGAGTTATATCAATGCGGGTCTTGAACAAGCAGAAGCAGGTCTTAAGGAAAATAGTGAAAAGACCTCTTATTTCGACCTGGTTAAAGCGTTAAGAGACCCACACGTAAATCGAAGTATTACGCTTATCTTGAACTTCTTAAAAGGGATGGGGCAGCATCAACCAAAGTAG
- a CDS encoding NADP-dependent oxidoreductase — MSNEQNEQIVLASRPEGMPNEENFRYETVETNRPDEGQVLLKTLYLSVDPYMRGRMSDAKSYVAPFQIDEPLNGTVVAEVIESRSEQLEVGDKVTGFLEWKKFNVADGHTVRKIDDKIAPISAYLSVLGLTGLTAYFGLYDIGEPKEGETVVVSGAAGAVGTIAGQLAKLKGCRVVGIAGSDDKIDYIVNELGFDAGLNYKKSDNLQKELEEACPNGVDVYFDNVGGEISDAVMNLLNTHARIPLCGAISSYNRTDGDLGPRVQTKLIKTRAKIQGFVLNDYQDRFQEGTEFLAQYVQNDQLKYEETIVEGFESVTDAFFGLFQGTNLGKQLVKVADPS; from the coding sequence ATGTCAAATGAACAGAACGAACAAATCGTATTGGCAAGTCGACCTGAAGGAATGCCAAATGAAGAGAATTTCCGATATGAGACAGTAGAAACGAACCGTCCGGATGAGGGGCAAGTTCTTCTTAAAACGCTCTATCTATCGGTCGATCCATACATGAGGGGTCGTATGAGTGATGCGAAATCGTACGTAGCCCCATTTCAAATTGACGAACCGTTAAATGGAACCGTAGTGGCAGAAGTCATTGAATCACGTTCAGAGCAACTAGAGGTTGGCGACAAAGTAACCGGCTTTCTAGAATGGAAGAAATTCAACGTAGCAGATGGACATACAGTCCGTAAGATTGATGACAAGATTGCTCCGATTTCTGCTTACTTAAGTGTTCTTGGGTTAACTGGATTGACAGCTTACTTTGGTCTTTATGATATTGGAGAACCAAAGGAAGGCGAGACGGTTGTTGTTTCTGGAGCAGCAGGAGCAGTTGGGACGATTGCGGGTCAACTAGCGAAATTGAAAGGCTGCCGTGTTGTTGGAATAGCCGGTTCAGATGACAAGATTGACTACATTGTGAATGAGTTAGGCTTTGATGCTGGATTAAACTATAAGAAATCCGACAATCTTCAAAAAGAACTTGAAGAGGCTTGTCCGAATGGCGTGGATGTGTACTTTGATAACGTGGGAGGAGAAATCTCTGACGCTGTTATGAACCTATTGAATACGCATGCACGCATTCCGCTTTGTGGTGCCATCTCTTCTTATAATCGAACAGACGGCGACCTAGGCCCAAGAGTCCAAACGAAGCTTATTAAGACAAGAGCGAAAATACAAGGCTTTGTACTAAATGATTACCAAGACCGTTTCCAAGAAGGTACAGAGTTCTTAGCGCAATACGTGCAGAATGACCAATTAAAATACGAAGAAACTATTGTAGAAGGCTTCGAGTCAGTAACAGATGCGTTCTTTGGTCTATTCCAAGGAACAAACCTAGGAAAGCAACTCGTTAAAGTAGCGGACCCTTCTTAA
- a CDS encoding thermonuclease family protein, whose translation MKKFSLTIACLFILVSGCAPSSSTTSVEKEDTQIDRVEATVTRVVDGDTVKVEVDGREETVRLLLVDTPETKHPSKPVQPYGPEASKYMKDRLTDKQVELEFGTTKYDKYDRLLAYIYVQGDRINESLIEQGLARVAYVYPPNDRYIEDFRNAEAEAKEEEIGIWSIPGYVSKEGFHADKPYLESERNEESEDEDRDCSHFSTQEEAQQFFLNDGGPTNDPHRLDGEGDGIVCESLP comes from the coding sequence ATGAAGAAATTTAGCTTAACCATTGCCTGCTTGTTCATTCTTGTAAGCGGCTGCGCTCCTTCCTCCTCTACTACAAGCGTTGAGAAGGAAGACACTCAAATTGATCGTGTCGAAGCTACGGTTACTAGAGTCGTAGATGGGGACACTGTGAAAGTAGAAGTAGATGGAAGAGAAGAGACCGTGAGATTGTTACTGGTTGATACACCTGAGACGAAACACCCATCAAAACCTGTTCAACCCTACGGTCCAGAAGCAAGTAAGTATATGAAAGATCGACTTACGGACAAGCAGGTGGAACTAGAATTCGGAACGACAAAGTATGATAAGTACGATCGCCTGTTAGCCTACATCTATGTTCAAGGTGACCGTATTAACGAATCGTTAATCGAGCAAGGCTTAGCTCGTGTTGCTTATGTGTATCCACCAAATGACCGTTACATAGAAGATTTTAGAAATGCTGAAGCGGAAGCTAAGGAAGAGGAAATTGGAATATGGAGCATTCCTGGGTACGTTAGTAAAGAAGGGTTTCACGCGGACAAGCCCTATCTAGAATCTGAAAGAAATGAAGAGTCGGAAGATGAAGATCGGGATTGTTCCCATTTCTCCACACAAGAGGAAGCCCAACAGTTCTTCTTAAACGATGGGGGACCCACTAACGACCCTCATCGATTAGATGGAGAGGGTGATGGAATCGTGTGTGAATCGCTTCCTTAA